The Mycolicibacterium doricum genome includes a region encoding these proteins:
- the ctaD gene encoding aa3-type cytochrome oxidase subunit I has product MVAEAPPIGELEARRPFPERLGPKGNLFYKVITTTDHKLIGIMYCVACFAFFLIGGLMALFMRTELVVPGLQFLSNEQYNQLFTMHGTVMLLFYATPIVFGFANLVLPLQIGAPDVAFPRLNALSFWLFLFGALIALGGFITPGGAADFGWTAYSPLTDAIHSPGAGGDLWIMGLAVGGLGTILGGVNMITTVVCMRAPGMTMFRMPIFTWNILVTSILVLLAFPLLTAALFGLAADRHLGAHIYDPANGGVLLWQHLFWFFGHPEVYIIALPFFGIVSEILPVFSRKPIFGYTTLIYATIAIGALSIAVWAHHMYATGAVLLPFFSFMTFLIAVPTGIKFFNWIGTMWKGQLTFETPMLFSVGFLLTFLLGGLSGVLLASPPLDFHVTDSYFVIAHFHYVLFGTIVFATYAGIYFWFPKMTGRLLDERLGKLHFWLTFIGFHTTFLVQHWVGDEGMPRRYADYLPSDGFTTLNIVSTIGAFILGISTLPFLWNVFRSWRYGEPVTVDDPWGYGNSLEWATSCPPPRHNFTELPRIRSERPAFELHYPHMVERMRAEAHVGRDHHAGEPKPIDASS; this is encoded by the coding sequence CCTGATGGCGCTGTTCATGCGCACCGAACTTGTGGTCCCCGGGCTGCAATTCCTGTCCAACGAGCAGTACAACCAGCTGTTCACCATGCACGGCACGGTGATGCTGCTGTTCTACGCGACCCCGATCGTGTTCGGGTTCGCCAACCTGGTGCTGCCGCTGCAGATCGGCGCTCCCGACGTGGCGTTCCCGCGCCTCAACGCGCTGTCATTCTGGCTGTTCTTGTTCGGCGCGCTGATCGCGCTCGGTGGGTTCATCACCCCCGGTGGCGCCGCGGACTTCGGCTGGACCGCCTACTCGCCGTTGACGGACGCCATCCACTCACCCGGTGCGGGCGGTGACCTGTGGATCATGGGCCTGGCCGTCGGCGGTCTGGGCACCATCCTCGGTGGCGTCAACATGATCACCACCGTGGTATGCATGCGGGCCCCCGGCATGACGATGTTCCGGATGCCGATCTTCACCTGGAACATCCTGGTGACGTCGATCCTGGTGCTGCTGGCCTTCCCGCTGCTGACCGCGGCGCTGTTCGGCCTGGCCGCCGACCGCCACCTGGGTGCGCACATCTACGACCCGGCCAACGGTGGTGTGCTGCTGTGGCAGCACCTGTTCTGGTTCTTCGGCCACCCCGAGGTCTACATCATCGCGCTGCCGTTCTTCGGCATCGTCTCCGAGATCTTGCCGGTGTTTTCCCGAAAGCCGATCTTCGGTTACACCACGTTGATCTACGCGACCATCGCGATCGGCGCGCTGTCGATCGCGGTGTGGGCGCACCACATGTACGCCACCGGTGCGGTGCTGCTGCCGTTCTTCTCGTTCATGACCTTCCTGATCGCGGTGCCGACCGGTATCAAATTCTTCAACTGGATCGGCACGATGTGGAAAGGCCAGTTGACGTTCGAGACACCGATGCTGTTCTCCGTGGGCTTCTTGCTGACGTTCCTGCTCGGCGGTCTGTCGGGTGTGCTGCTGGCCAGCCCGCCGCTGGACTTCCACGTCACCGATAGCTACTTCGTCATCGCGCACTTCCACTACGTGCTGTTCGGCACCATCGTGTTCGCGACGTACGCCGGCATCTACTTCTGGTTCCCGAAGATGACCGGCCGCCTGCTCGACGAGCGGCTGGGCAAGCTGCACTTCTGGCTGACGTTCATCGGCTTCCACACCACCTTCCTGGTGCAGCACTGGGTCGGTGACGAGGGCATGCCGCGCCGCTACGCCGACTACCTGCCGTCGGACGGGTTCACCACGCTGAACATCGTGTCGACCATCGGTGCCTTTATCCTCGGCATCTCGACGTTGCCGTTCCTGTGGAATGTCTTCCGCAGCTGGCGCTACGGCGAGCCGGTCACCGTCGACGACCCGTGGGGTTACGGCAACTCGCTCGAGTGGGCGACCAGCTGCCCGCCGCCGCGACACAACTTCACCGAGCTGCCCCGGATCCGATCGGAGCGTCCGGCGTTCGAGCTGCACTACCCGCACATGGTTGAGCGGATGCGGGCCGAGGCCCACGTCGGCCGCGACCACCACGCGGGCGAACCAAAACCGATCGACGCGTCCAGTTGA
- the serB gene encoding phosphoserine phosphatase SerB, with translation MSSPVGSSRKRSSLLITVTGLDQPGVTSALFEVLSRHRVELLNVEQVVVRGRLTLGVLVAATPEVTDGDALRADVEEAIHGVGLEVAIERSADTPVMREPSTHTIVVLGRPITAEAFGVVAREVAALGVNIDTIRGVSDYPVTGLELRVSVPAGAAYGQLQKSMARVAVEEGVDIALEDYSLSRRAKRLIVFDVDSTLIQGEVIEMLAARAGMEAPVAEVTEAAMRGELDFAESLHRRVATLAGLPASVLDDVAEQIELTAGARTTLRTLRRLGFHCGIVSGGFRQVIEPLADELRIDFVAANELEIVDGKLTGRVVGEVIDRPGKAKALRDFAQQAGVPMEQTVAVGDGANDIDMLAAAGLGVAFNAKPALREVADASLSHPYLDTVLFILGVTRGEIEAADAVDGLLRRVEIPED, from the coding sequence TTGTCCTCACCTGTCGGCTCTTCGCGCAAGCGGTCATCGCTGTTGATCACCGTCACCGGACTCGACCAGCCGGGTGTCACATCGGCGCTGTTCGAGGTGCTGTCGCGGCATCGTGTCGAGCTGCTCAACGTCGAACAGGTCGTGGTCCGCGGCCGCCTCACGCTCGGCGTACTGGTGGCGGCCACGCCGGAGGTGACCGACGGTGATGCGCTGCGCGCCGACGTCGAAGAGGCCATCCACGGTGTCGGCCTCGAGGTGGCGATCGAGCGCAGCGCCGATACCCCGGTGATGCGGGAACCCTCCACGCATACAATCGTCGTGCTTGGTCGGCCGATCACCGCCGAGGCGTTCGGTGTGGTGGCCCGCGAGGTCGCCGCTCTCGGCGTCAACATCGACACCATCCGCGGCGTCTCCGACTACCCGGTCACCGGATTGGAGCTGCGGGTGTCGGTGCCGGCGGGCGCCGCGTACGGCCAGCTGCAGAAGTCGATGGCGAGGGTGGCCGTCGAAGAAGGTGTCGACATCGCGCTGGAGGACTACAGCCTGTCCCGGCGGGCGAAGCGGCTCATCGTGTTCGACGTCGACTCGACCCTGATTCAGGGTGAGGTGATCGAGATGCTTGCGGCACGTGCGGGTATGGAAGCGCCAGTCGCCGAGGTGACCGAAGCCGCCATGCGCGGGGAACTGGACTTCGCCGAATCCCTGCACCGTCGCGTCGCCACGCTGGCGGGTCTGCCGGCGTCGGTGCTCGACGACGTGGCCGAGCAGATCGAGCTCACCGCGGGTGCGCGCACGACGCTGCGCACCCTGCGCCGGCTCGGGTTCCACTGCGGCATCGTCTCCGGCGGCTTTCGTCAGGTGATCGAACCGCTGGCCGATGAGCTGCGGATCGACTTCGTCGCGGCCAACGAACTCGAGATCGTCGACGGGAAACTGACCGGCCGCGTCGTCGGGGAGGTCATCGACCGGCCGGGCAAGGCAAAGGCGTTGCGTGATTTCGCCCAGCAGGCCGGCGTGCCCATGGAACAGACGGTCGCCGTCGGTGACGGCGCCAACGACATCGACATGCTCGCCGCGGCCGGGCTCGGCGTGGCATTCAACGCCAAACCCGCGCTCCGTGAGGTCGCAGACGCCTCACTGAGCCACCCATACCTGGACACCGTGCTGTTCATCCTCGGCGTCACCCGTGGGGAGATCGAAGCCGCCGACGCCGTCGACGGCCTGCTGCGCCGTGTCGAGATTCCCGAGGACTGA
- the yczR gene encoding MocR-like transcription factor YczR, with protein sequence MARELGNWRTASSSGPVYQGLADGIRMLIVDGRLPIGARLPSERALADRLRVSRTTVTSAYAQLREDGYLLARRGARSTTALPATLNAPVPPVAARGAVNLANAALAAPAPAVLAALTTATQQMAPYLDDTGIELVGVPSLREAVAAEYCARGLPTEPDDIMITTGALHAIGLILATYTQPGDRVLVEQPTYHGALAAIATAGGRPVPVAIAEDGWDLVAVHTVIRQLAPTLAYLVPDNHNPTGRTMRLQQRRELAALIADTGTRTIIDETMTEVWLDEPVPPPVATAMTRRRDLLLTTGSMSKSFWGGLRIGWIRADQATLASIAALRPSIDMGTPILEQLAAAELLRGGAEVLPERRELLRTRRARMLSLLAERLPDWQPCPGGGGLALWMRLPAPMSSALSAAASRMGLDVPPGPRFGVDGSLERFIRIPYTLPPEQMTEAVTLLARAWHAVTGAAASQRVVVV encoded by the coding sequence CTGGCCCGGGAACTGGGGAACTGGCGGACGGCCAGTTCCAGTGGTCCCGTGTACCAGGGTCTGGCCGACGGAATCCGGATGCTGATCGTCGACGGGCGGCTTCCGATCGGCGCCCGCTTGCCGAGCGAGCGCGCCCTGGCTGACCGGCTACGCGTCTCACGCACCACGGTCACCAGCGCCTACGCCCAACTGCGCGAGGACGGGTATCTGCTGGCCCGCCGCGGCGCTCGCAGCACGACCGCGCTGCCGGCCACCCTCAACGCCCCCGTTCCACCTGTCGCAGCCCGCGGCGCGGTCAACCTTGCCAACGCCGCGCTGGCGGCACCCGCCCCCGCGGTGTTGGCCGCGCTCACCACGGCGACCCAGCAGATGGCGCCCTATCTCGACGACACCGGCATCGAGCTCGTGGGCGTCCCGTCCCTTCGCGAAGCGGTGGCCGCGGAGTACTGCGCACGTGGGCTTCCCACCGAACCGGACGACATCATGATCACCACCGGTGCGCTGCACGCGATCGGGTTGATCCTCGCAACCTACACCCAGCCCGGCGATCGCGTTCTCGTCGAGCAGCCGACGTATCACGGCGCACTGGCGGCGATCGCCACCGCTGGCGGCCGTCCTGTCCCGGTGGCCATCGCGGAGGACGGCTGGGACCTCGTAGCGGTGCACACCGTGATCCGCCAGCTGGCGCCCACGCTCGCCTACCTGGTCCCCGACAACCACAACCCGACCGGTAGGACGATGCGGCTGCAGCAGCGTCGCGAACTCGCCGCACTCATCGCCGACACCGGCACCCGCACCATCATCGACGAGACGATGACGGAGGTGTGGCTCGACGAACCCGTCCCCCCGCCGGTCGCGACGGCGATGACCCGCCGGCGCGACCTTCTGCTGACCACCGGGTCGATGTCGAAGTCCTTCTGGGGCGGGCTGCGCATCGGGTGGATCCGCGCCGATCAGGCCACGCTGGCCTCGATCGCCGCCCTGCGTCCGTCCATCGACATGGGTACACCGATCCTCGAGCAACTCGCCGCGGCAGAACTGCTCCGCGGCGGGGCCGAGGTTTTGCCGGAGCGCCGCGAGCTCCTGCGCACCCGCCGCGCGCGGATGTTGTCCCTGCTGGCTGAACGCCTGCCGGACTGGCAGCCGTGTCCCGGTGGCGGCGGTCTGGCGCTGTGGATGCGGCTGCCCGCTCCGATGAGTTCGGCGCTGTCGGCCGCGGCCTCGCGGATGGGACTGGACGTGCCGCCGGGCCCGCGCTTCGGCGTGGACGGTTCGTTGGAGCGGTTCATCCGGATTCCCTACACGCTGCCGCCCGAGCAGATGACCGAGGCGGTCACCCTGCTGGCGCGGGCGTGGCATGCGGTGACCGGCGCGGCGGCCTCCCAGCGTGTCGTCGTGGTCTGA
- a CDS encoding ABC transporter ATP-binding protein — protein sequence MPDEDTSEGLTEDWPDDATDDAPDEDLLIDFAQVSLRRGGRTLVGPLSWAVELDERWVVIGPNGAGKTSLLRIAAAIEHPSSGVAYVLGERLGRTDMAELRSRVGLSSSALTQRIPPGEMVRDLVVSAGYAVLGRWRERYDDVDYEQAVDMLESVGAEHLAGRVYDTLSEGERKRVMIARSLMTDPELLLLDEPAAGLDLGGREELVARLADLAADPEAPAMVLVTHHVEEIPPGFSHCLILSEGEAVAAGLLTDVLTAENLSKAFGQQIALDVIDGRYFARRTRTRAAHRRRA from the coding sequence GTGCCCGACGAAGACACATCCGAGGGTTTGACCGAAGATTGGCCCGACGATGCCACCGACGATGCCCCCGACGAGGACCTACTGATCGACTTCGCCCAGGTGAGTCTGCGCCGCGGCGGCCGCACGCTGGTGGGTCCGCTCAGCTGGGCGGTCGAACTCGACGAGCGGTGGGTGGTCATCGGGCCCAACGGCGCAGGGAAGACGTCGCTGCTTCGCATCGCCGCCGCGATCGAGCACCCGTCGTCCGGGGTCGCCTACGTGTTGGGCGAACGGCTCGGCCGCACCGACATGGCCGAACTGCGGTCCCGCGTCGGGCTTTCGAGTTCTGCTCTAACACAACGAATTCCGCCTGGAGAGATGGTCCGGGACCTGGTCGTGTCCGCCGGCTACGCCGTGCTGGGGCGGTGGCGGGAACGCTACGACGACGTCGACTACGAGCAGGCCGTCGACATGCTGGAAAGCGTCGGTGCCGAGCATCTGGCCGGACGGGTCTACGACACCCTGTCCGAGGGCGAACGCAAGCGCGTGATGATCGCGCGCTCGCTGATGACCGATCCGGAACTGCTGCTGCTCGACGAGCCGGCCGCCGGTCTCGACCTCGGTGGGCGTGAGGAACTCGTCGCGCGCCTGGCCGATCTCGCCGCCGACCCTGAGGCCCCCGCGATGGTGCTCGTCACCCACCACGTCGAGGAGATCCCGCCGGGTTTCAGTCACTGCCTGATCCTCTCGGAGGGCGAGGCCGTCGCCGCCGGTCTGCTCACCGACGTGCTGACCGCCGAGAACCTGTCCAAGGCCTTTGGTCAGCAGATTGCACTCGACGTCATCGACGGCCGCTACTTCGCCCGTCGTACCCGAACCAGAGCCGCCCATAGGAGACGCGCATGA
- a CDS encoding NUDIX hydrolase: protein MTEPMKNPTPNPLVPRPAATVMLIRDTPDGIKCFLMRRHAGMDFVAGVMVFPGGGVDDRDRNADIAWAGPGPRWWAERLGVDEGLAEALVCAAARETFEECGVLFAGAADDPDVLVDDASVYRESRLALANRSLSFADFLRSEKLVLRADLLRPWANWVTPEEERTRRYDTYFFVGALPDGQTADGENTETDQAGWVTPEEALRDFADGRSFLLPPTWTQLDALAGHTVAEVLAAERRIEAVQPRLAVHDGNLEIEFFNSDRYNAARNRRAPAGRSEAIGESPE from the coding sequence ATGACCGAACCGATGAAGAACCCGACCCCCAATCCGCTCGTACCGCGGCCGGCCGCCACCGTGATGCTGATCCGCGACACCCCGGACGGCATCAAATGTTTCCTCATGCGTCGGCACGCCGGTATGGATTTCGTCGCCGGCGTGATGGTGTTCCCCGGCGGCGGCGTCGACGACCGCGACCGAAACGCCGACATCGCGTGGGCCGGTCCTGGCCCGCGGTGGTGGGCCGAACGGCTCGGCGTGGACGAGGGTCTGGCCGAGGCGCTGGTGTGCGCCGCCGCCCGCGAGACGTTCGAGGAGTGCGGCGTCCTGTTCGCCGGCGCCGCCGACGACCCGGACGTACTCGTCGACGATGCGTCGGTGTACCGCGAGTCGCGGCTGGCGCTGGCCAACCGGTCGCTGTCGTTCGCCGACTTCCTACGCAGCGAGAAGCTGGTGCTGCGTGCCGACTTGCTGCGGCCGTGGGCGAACTGGGTGACCCCCGAGGAGGAGCGAACTCGCCGCTACGATACGTATTTCTTCGTCGGTGCACTGCCCGACGGCCAGACCGCGGACGGTGAGAACACCGAAACCGACCAGGCCGGCTGGGTCACCCCCGAGGAAGCGCTGCGCGACTTCGCCGACGGGCGATCCTTCCTGCTGCCGCCGACGTGGACGCAGCTCGATGCGCTGGCCGGCCATACCGTGGCCGAGGTGCTCGCCGCCGAACGCCGCATCGAGGCGGTGCAGCCGAGGCTGGCCGTGCACGACGGCAACTTGGAGATCGAGTTCTTCAACAGCGACCGGTACAACGCGGCGCGCAACCGTCGGGCACCGGCGGGCAGGAGCGAAGCGATCGGGGAATCGCCCGAGTGA
- a CDS encoding enoyl-CoA hydratase: MREFVGVHTSEEQPGIATVLLSRPPTNALTRQVYRELHAAADELTGRDDIAAVIVFGGHEIFSAGDDIPALRTLDPQEKAVAAEVAGRALAAVAAIPKPTVAAITGYALGSGLTLALAADWRISGDNVKVGSTEILAGRTPGPDATALLAQAVGLSKAKDLVFSGRFVGAAEAHTLGLLDELAAPDGVYDAAAAWARRFADYPPQVLAAAKAAFAH; encoded by the coding sequence GTGAGGGAGTTCGTCGGCGTTCACACCAGCGAAGAGCAGCCCGGCATCGCCACGGTGCTGCTGTCGCGTCCGCCGACCAACGCGCTCACCCGCCAGGTGTATCGCGAGTTGCATGCCGCGGCAGACGAACTCACCGGCCGTGACGACATCGCCGCGGTCATCGTGTTCGGCGGTCACGAGATCTTCTCCGCCGGCGACGACATCCCTGCGCTGCGCACCCTCGACCCCCAGGAGAAAGCGGTCGCGGCCGAGGTGGCCGGACGGGCCCTCGCCGCCGTCGCGGCCATTCCTAAACCGACCGTCGCCGCGATCACCGGCTACGCCCTCGGCAGTGGCCTGACGCTGGCCCTGGCCGCCGACTGGCGGATCAGCGGCGACAATGTCAAGGTCGGCTCGACCGAGATCCTCGCCGGTCGGACCCCGGGTCCGGACGCCACTGCGCTACTTGCGCAGGCCGTCGGCCTGAGCAAGGCGAAGGACCTGGTGTTCTCCGGCCGCTTCGTCGGCGCCGCGGAGGCCCACACGCTCGGGCTGCTCGACGAGTTGGCCGCACCCGACGGTGTCTACGACGCCGCAGCGGCCTGGGCACGCCGGTTCGCCGACTACCCACCGCAGGTGCTGGCTGCCGCCAAGGCGGCCTTCGCCCATTAG